The following coding sequences lie in one Sorex araneus isolate mSorAra2 chromosome 4, mSorAra2.pri, whole genome shotgun sequence genomic window:
- the GTF2I gene encoding general transcription factor II-I isoform X9 codes for MAQVAMSTVPVEDEESSESRMVVTFLMSALESMCKELAKSKAEVACIAVYETDVFVVGTERGRAFVNTRKDFQKDFVKYCVEEEEKAAEMHKMKSMPQANRMSVDTVEIETLRKTVEDYFCFCYGKALGKSTVVPVPYEKMLRDQSAVVVQGLPEGVTFKHPENYDLATLKWILENKTGISFIIKRPFLEPKKHLGGRVMVPDAERSMLSAGGSCGPIKVKTEPTEDSGISLEMAAVTVKEESEDPDYYQYNIQGSHHTSEGNEGTEMEVPAEG; via the exons ATGGCCCAGGTCGCAATGTCCACCGTGCCCGTGGAAGACGAGGAGTCGTCGGAGAGCAGGATGGTGGTGACCTTCCTCATGTCTGCACTGGAGTCCATG TGCAAAGAGCTGGCCAAGTCCAAGGCGGAGGTGGCCTGCATCGCCGTGTACGAGACGGACGTGTTCGTCGTGGGTACCGAGCGGGGACGCGCCTTCGTCAACACCCGGAAAGATTTCCAGAAAGATTTTGTAAAATACT GTGTCGAAGAAGAGGAGAAAGCCGCAGAGATGCACAAAATGAAGTCCATGCCGCAGGCCAACCGGATGAGCGTGGACACTGTGGAGATCGAGACGCTCAGGAAGACAGTGGAGGACTACTTCTGCTTCTGCTACG GGAAAGCTTTAGGCAAGTCTACCGTGGTGCCTGTCCCCTATGAAAAGATGCTCCGGGACCAGTCGGCCGTGGTCGTCCAGGGGCTCCCCGAAGGAGTCACCTTCAAGCACCCCGAGAACTACGATCTCGCCACCCTGAAATGGATTTTGGAGAATAAAACGGGGATTTCTTTTATCATTAAGAG ACCTTTCCTGGAGCCCAAGAAGCACCTAG GTGGTCGTGTGATGGTGCCGGATGCCGAGAGGTCCATGCTGTCTGCAGGCGGAAG CTGTGGCCCCATCAAAGTGAAAACTGAGCCCACAGAAGATTCTG GGATTTCTCTGGAAATGGCAGCCGTGACAGTAAAGGAGGAATCAGAAGATCCTGATTACTATCAATATAACATTCAAG gaagCCATCATACTTCAGAAGGCAATGAAGGAACAGAAATGGAAGTACCAGCCGAAGGTTAG